The Streptomyces sp. NBC_00670 genome window below encodes:
- a CDS encoding sigma-70 family RNA polymerase sigma factor, whose amino-acid sequence MLRPVNGEESSDVRAALGVLLKRLRRAAVDGVVPEGAFLAAVRELALGDDERERVRDELARLGLPVRRLHVHTDGDSRGAEKVARVGGKSEENVFSARVMTARALLARYADAEGRVASGALEGVVRLAGLDAAEAAELRAAVRVRVGRAEPAGGPGGPVGVVPGSGDAAADVPVADDAAPDVPDVADVAEGPDGLDGAMAAARAVLETDRLRRGPEKRLLSAEAEVGLAVLLRGGPERIAEEASEEELKALPGGDLRIRARDCLVVHNLRLVHSLVRSHLEQGLEYEDLVQHGVLGLMRAARKFDPRMGNKFSTYATWWIRQSMSRAVADEGALIRIPVHMHEQVRKVAAAERNLAARGRPTTAADVAVACDMTLEKVEHARRLSRRTDSLDRVIGDGATLADFVARTHALPPVEKQVVGELFVRDVLDVVDTFTEREARILVRRLGLDGQEPSTLDELGGEFGVTRERIRQIEAKVRPALRERLREVGLVGLDAACERAERAAEKAAVAAKSARYARATQAARTARARQALRRARAARLAGAERVTRTESATRPESMAGTVAESESVRVEPVPAEPVTVVPGGGGVGSAEAVRAVEGGGRAGSEEAVTALPGGVETPVEPAPEVSSGAEVPAEPVRAAPDGGEGVRAGKPGVVAADWTRALRLAKAPGGQSWLAEYALAAVGQENLVAYLGQTAAEAAVRVARDRQPADRPVLTALEVLRRVFDHVADAGLRPEDFFGRPTEALRGTTPGAYLATRPLVNGESRLAVRDALREFLAAVPARPEETAQPGRAEQPEVAEGPEVANAPEIAAEWGRALTLAQAPMGGGVPWLAEYAVLALGQRQLTDLLGSSAGDAVVRAARERGTLDRPVVRALEALREVFDGVRELGLRPEHFFEHPAKTLAGATPRAHLRAAPLTGVAPRRAVREALREFTARHAAAPAAERARVEPPRVEPPVAAVEPPVVEPSSVVPAAAEPVAAEPAVVSAMEESPSAAVPPAVEPPASTAPLTDDVDGLVAGARTRREVGLALLVREYDRRLREERCSADERLAAVRAEGERQLDAWEEELLHRADQVRERRERHLQRQAEERLAELKEQHRERLRAYREGAENRISDLQSRLADARAAGAERETELRQAEAAAAERERAAASAREEYRRGAQARVAELERRLRESEAALAQRDRFVEAARTSAEEAERQATERIARSEHEAWVALTDLRARLADTQAQLAAVQEAADSRTSLRDRWRRP is encoded by the coding sequence GTGCTGCGACCTGTGAACGGGGAGGAGTCGTCCGACGTACGGGCGGCGCTGGGTGTGCTGCTGAAGCGGCTGAGGCGCGCGGCGGTGGACGGCGTCGTGCCGGAAGGGGCCTTCCTCGCGGCCGTACGGGAGCTCGCGCTCGGCGACGACGAGCGGGAGCGGGTACGCGACGAGCTGGCCCGGCTGGGGCTGCCCGTGCGGAGGTTGCACGTGCACACAGACGGCGACTCGCGAGGTGCGGAAAAGGTTGCACGTGTCGGCGGAAAGAGTGAAGAAAATGTGTTCTCCGCGCGTGTCATGACGGCGCGGGCGCTGCTGGCGCGTTACGCGGACGCGGAGGGACGGGTCGCTTCCGGCGCGCTGGAGGGGGTCGTACGGCTCGCGGGGCTCGACGCGGCGGAGGCGGCGGAGCTGCGTGCGGCGGTACGGGTCCGGGTGGGGCGGGCGGAGCCCGCGGGTGGTCCGGGGGGACCGGTCGGCGTCGTGCCGGGGAGCGGTGACGCCGCGGCGGATGTGCCGGTTGCCGACGACGCCGCTCCGGACGTCCCGGATGTCGCGGACGTGGCGGAGGGGCCGGACGGTCTCGACGGGGCGATGGCGGCGGCGCGGGCCGTTCTGGAGACGGACCGCCTCCGGCGGGGACCGGAGAAGCGGCTGCTGAGCGCGGAGGCCGAGGTCGGGCTGGCCGTACTGCTGCGGGGTGGGCCGGAGCGGATCGCGGAGGAGGCCTCGGAGGAGGAGCTGAAGGCGCTGCCGGGAGGCGACCTCCGTATCCGTGCCAGGGACTGCCTGGTCGTCCACAACCTGCGGCTCGTGCACTCCCTGGTGCGGTCGCACCTGGAACAGGGGCTGGAGTACGAAGACCTGGTCCAGCACGGTGTGCTCGGGCTGATGCGGGCGGCGCGGAAGTTCGACCCGAGAATGGGCAACAAGTTCTCGACGTACGCGACCTGGTGGATCCGGCAGTCGATGAGCCGGGCCGTCGCCGATGAAGGTGCCCTGATCCGCATCCCCGTCCACATGCACGAGCAGGTGCGCAAAGTGGCGGCGGCCGAACGGAACCTGGCCGCGCGGGGGCGTCCCACGACCGCGGCCGACGTGGCGGTGGCCTGCGACATGACGCTGGAGAAGGTGGAGCACGCCCGGCGGCTGAGCCGCCGCACGGACTCGCTGGACCGTGTCATCGGCGACGGCGCGACCCTCGCGGACTTCGTGGCGCGCACGCATGCGCTGCCGCCGGTGGAGAAGCAGGTGGTGGGGGAGCTCTTCGTACGGGACGTGCTGGACGTGGTGGACACCTTCACGGAGCGCGAGGCGAGGATTCTCGTGCGGCGCCTCGGGCTCGACGGGCAGGAGCCGTCGACGCTGGACGAGCTCGGAGGCGAGTTCGGCGTCACACGGGAGCGCATCCGGCAGATCGAGGCGAAGGTGCGGCCCGCGCTGCGGGAGCGGCTGCGCGAGGTGGGCCTGGTCGGCCTCGACGCGGCGTGCGAGAGGGCCGAGCGTGCGGCGGAGAAGGCGGCGGTGGCCGCGAAGTCGGCGCGGTACGCCCGGGCGACGCAGGCGGCGCGGACCGCCCGCGCCCGGCAGGCCCTCCGCCGGGCCCGGGCGGCACGACTGGCCGGGGCGGAGCGCGTGACGCGGACGGAGAGTGCGACCCGGCCGGAGAGCATGGCGGGGACCGTGGCGGAGTCGGAGTCCGTGCGGGTGGAGCCGGTACCGGCGGAGCCCGTCACGGTGGTTCCGGGCGGCGGTGGAGTCGGTTCGGCGGAGGCCGTGAGGGCGGTCGAGGGTGGCGGTCGGGCTGGTTCGGAGGAGGCCGTCACGGCGCTTCCGGGCGGCGTCGAGACACCCGTGGAGCCCGCTCCGGAGGTTTCCAGCGGCGCGGAGGTCCCGGCGGAGCCCGTACGGGCGGCCCCTGACGGTGGCGAGGGCGTGCGCGCCGGGAAGCCGGGCGTGGTCGCCGCCGACTGGACGCGTGCCCTTCGGCTGGCGAAGGCGCCGGGCGGGCAGAGTTGGCTCGCCGAGTACGCGCTCGCCGCCGTGGGGCAGGAGAACCTCGTGGCGTACCTCGGGCAGACGGCGGCCGAGGCGGCCGTACGGGTCGCCCGGGACCGGCAACCGGCCGACCGGCCGGTGCTGACCGCGCTCGAAGTGCTCCGACGCGTCTTCGACCACGTCGCGGACGCGGGGCTGCGGCCCGAGGACTTCTTCGGGCGGCCCACCGAAGCGCTTCGCGGGACGACGCCCGGCGCCTACCTCGCGACCAGGCCGCTGGTGAACGGCGAGTCGCGGCTCGCGGTGCGGGACGCGCTGCGCGAGTTCCTGGCCGCGGTGCCGGCCCGCCCGGAGGAGACGGCGCAGCCGGGGCGAGCGGAGCAGCCGGAGGTGGCGGAGGGACCGGAGGTGGCCAACGCGCCGGAGATCGCCGCCGAGTGGGGCAGGGCCCTGACGCTGGCGCAAGCGCCCATGGGCGGAGGGGTGCCCTGGCTCGCGGAGTACGCGGTGCTGGCGTTGGGGCAGCGGCAGCTGACGGACCTGCTGGGCTCGTCCGCGGGGGACGCGGTGGTACGGGCCGCGCGTGAGCGGGGGACGCTCGACCGCCCCGTGGTGCGGGCGCTCGAAGCGCTCAGGGAGGTCTTCGACGGCGTGCGGGAGCTGGGGCTGCGGCCCGAGCACTTCTTCGAGCACCCCGCGAAGACGCTGGCCGGCGCGACGCCGCGGGCACACCTTCGTGCAGCGCCCCTGACGGGCGTCGCGCCGCGCCGAGCCGTGCGCGAGGCGCTCCGCGAGTTCACCGCGAGGCACGCGGCAGCGCCGGCGGCGGAGCGCGCGCGGGTCGAACCGCCGCGGGTGGAGCCGCCGGTGGCGGCAGTCGAGCCGCCGGTCGTCGAGCCGTCGAGCGTGGTACCGGCGGCCGCGGAACCGGTGGCGGCCGAGCCGGCGGTCGTGTCCGCGATGGAGGAGTCGCCGTCGGCGGCCGTACCCCCGGCGGTCGAACCACCGGCCAGCACGGCGCCGTTGACGGACGACGTCGACGGGCTGGTCGCCGGGGCACGGACCCGGCGTGAGGTCGGGCTGGCTCTGCTCGTCCGTGAGTACGACCGTCGGCTGAGGGAGGAACGCTGCAGCGCCGACGAACGTCTCGCGGCGGTCCGGGCAGAGGGCGAGCGGCAGCTCGACGCGTGGGAGGAGGAGCTGCTGCACCGTGCGGACCAGGTGCGGGAGCGGCGCGAGAGGCATCTCCAGCGGCAGGCCGAGGAGCGGCTCGCGGAACTGAAGGAGCAGCACCGGGAGCGGCTGCGTGCGTACCGCGAGGGTGCCGAGAACCGGATCAGCGACCTCCAGTCGCGGCTGGCGGACGCCCGGGCGGCCGGCGCCGAGCGGGAGACCGAGCTGCGGCAGGCCGAGGCGGCCGCGGCCGAGCGGGAGCGCGCGGCCGCATCGGCGCGGGAGGAGTACCGCCGGGGCGCCCAGGCGCGGGTGGCCGAGCTGGAGCGGCGGCTGCGGGAGAGCGAGGCCGCGCTCGCACAGCGGGACCGGTTCGTCGAGGCGGCCCGCACGAGTGCCGAGGAGGCCGAGCGGCAGGCCACCGAGCGCATCGCGCGGAGTGAGCACGAGGCCTGGGTCGCCCTCACCGATCTGCGGGCCCGGCTGGCCGACACCCAGGCGCAGCTCGCCGCCGTGCAGGAGGCGGCCGACAGCCGTACCTCCCTCCGGGACCGCTGGCGTCGGCCCTGA
- a CDS encoding helicase-related protein produces MDLRHELVSYLRRQLVGPARGAHETLDAPPDRQYLMGTLYPQEADLQRQLDLAAEEREGAGTEGRAEDTAPAGDPVPESNSWLPSSLGFSFYTDADTVEVVCAAAHYATRSRTGERGRSWQRIPLSAETHTLGPDRDHVPVLDGRAELRLRRRAFGTGRLITVALVNSATHEPDLGKAAHWDRMLFQVELEGRPVNGQVLQYPSVRLASRDPEEQELRLQYRHVRTHAVGHGCAVEERYDETGERVTGLRAAVLPEAEVTGVRAAGPSGSPVLNLCHLADPDVPVDQLREELAEFAADYRAWYVGQLNADIPEWGRDAADRVLGRINAAVTRIESGVRTLCDPRRPELLHAFRAANRAMALQMRHSAPDLAGTRRSRRDAVPAGAEPAADADWRPFQLAFFLLALDGVADPRHPDRSVTDLIWFPTGGGKTEAYLLLAAFAMVLRRRRPDGGGTAVLSRYTLSLLTTQQFQRAATTVCALETLRRAEPATYGEEPFSIGLWVGETTTPNTYEKARAAFDNARQAARPEDVFILDRCPWCGTRVLPAHKSPDIGDYGVRAGADSFAFFCPREACVFHDELPVAVVDEQLYDRPPTFVLGTVDKFARLAWEPRAGQLFGAAGGAPVRNLPPSLVIQDELHLLTGPLGTTVGLYEAAVLGLCTAPDGTGPKVVASTATIRRSGEQVRALYGGGVQLFPPAGLDARHSYFAEPDTSRPGRRYLGVMAQGHTAGRAAVATAASLLQGAYELPEEHRDAYWTLVAYHHSLRELGRTVTAAADDIPAQLAGLDPGTGSGVRQLTDHQVQELTSNLPRAEQPVLLDRLEKRWDDPQSVSFLPCTNMLSVGVDVKRLALMLMQGQPKTTAEYIQATSRVGRHSVPGLVVTFFNATRPRDRSHYETFDVYHRSLYRHVEPTSVTPWSVPSRRRALHAALVVLVRHRLGLAAENQAGQVLDRLPEVEALAEELAVRAEAAEPSAGDEVRKELAGLIADWEDAAREARRDGRELYYRGQGKGQTNLIKSFEQNYGLWETPNSMRNVDRECQVMVKGADL; encoded by the coding sequence ATGGATCTCCGACACGAACTCGTCTCCTACCTCCGGCGGCAACTCGTCGGCCCGGCCCGCGGTGCGCACGAGACCCTCGACGCCCCGCCCGACCGCCAGTACCTGATGGGCACCCTTTATCCCCAGGAGGCCGACCTCCAGCGCCAGTTGGACCTCGCCGCCGAGGAGCGCGAGGGGGCGGGGACGGAGGGGCGGGCCGAGGACACCGCACCGGCCGGGGACCCCGTACCCGAGTCCAACTCCTGGCTGCCCTCCTCCCTCGGCTTCAGCTTCTACACCGACGCCGACACCGTGGAGGTCGTCTGCGCGGCCGCCCACTACGCGACCCGCTCGCGCACGGGTGAGCGCGGCCGGAGCTGGCAGCGCATCCCGCTGTCCGCCGAGACGCACACCCTCGGCCCCGACCGCGACCACGTCCCCGTACTGGACGGCCGCGCCGAACTCCGACTGCGACGACGGGCATTCGGCACCGGGCGGCTCATCACCGTCGCCCTCGTCAACTCCGCCACACACGAGCCCGACCTCGGAAAGGCCGCCCACTGGGACCGGATGCTGTTCCAGGTGGAGCTGGAGGGACGGCCGGTTAACGGCCAAGTGCTCCAGTACCCGAGCGTGCGCCTGGCCAGCCGCGACCCCGAGGAGCAGGAACTGCGGTTGCAGTACCGGCACGTCCGTACCCACGCCGTCGGCCACGGATGCGCGGTCGAGGAGCGGTACGACGAGACGGGTGAGCGAGTCACCGGGCTGCGCGCCGCCGTGCTCCCCGAGGCCGAGGTCACCGGTGTACGGGCGGCCGGCCCCAGCGGCTCGCCCGTGCTCAACCTGTGCCACCTCGCCGACCCGGACGTCCCCGTCGACCAACTGCGCGAGGAGCTCGCCGAGTTCGCCGCCGACTACCGCGCCTGGTACGTGGGGCAGCTCAACGCGGACATCCCCGAGTGGGGGCGCGACGCCGCCGACCGGGTGCTCGGCCGGATCAACGCCGCCGTCACCCGCATCGAGTCCGGAGTCCGCACCCTGTGCGATCCGCGCCGCCCCGAGCTGCTGCACGCCTTCCGCGCCGCCAACCGCGCGATGGCCCTGCAAATGCGGCACTCCGCACCCGACCTCGCGGGCACCCGGCGCTCCCGCCGGGACGCCGTACCGGCAGGCGCGGAGCCCGCGGCCGACGCCGACTGGCGCCCCTTCCAGCTCGCCTTCTTCCTGCTCGCCTTGGACGGGGTGGCCGACCCCCGGCACCCGGACCGGTCCGTCACCGACCTGATCTGGTTCCCCACCGGTGGTGGCAAGACCGAGGCCTACCTGCTGCTGGCCGCGTTCGCCATGGTGCTGCGCCGCCGCCGGCCCGACGGCGGCGGCACGGCCGTACTCAGCCGCTACACCCTCAGCCTGCTCACCACCCAGCAGTTCCAGCGCGCCGCCACCACCGTGTGCGCCCTGGAGACCCTGCGCCGCGCCGAACCGGCCACGTACGGCGAGGAGCCCTTCTCCATCGGCCTGTGGGTGGGCGAGACCACCACACCCAACACCTACGAGAAGGCGCGCGCGGCCTTCGACAACGCCCGTCAGGCCGCCCGGCCGGAGGACGTGTTCATCCTCGACCGCTGCCCCTGGTGCGGCACACGCGTCCTGCCCGCACACAAGTCGCCCGACATCGGCGACTACGGAGTGCGCGCCGGCGCCGACTCCTTCGCCTTCTTCTGCCCGCGCGAGGCCTGCGTCTTCCACGACGAACTGCCCGTCGCCGTCGTCGACGAGCAGCTCTACGACCGGCCGCCCACCTTCGTCCTCGGTACCGTCGACAAGTTCGCCCGGCTGGCCTGGGAACCGCGCGCCGGACAGCTGTTCGGGGCCGCGGGCGGGGCCCCGGTACGGAACCTGCCGCCGTCCCTCGTCATCCAGGACGAGCTGCATCTGCTCACGGGCCCGCTCGGTACCACCGTCGGCCTGTACGAGGCGGCCGTCCTCGGGCTGTGCACCGCGCCCGACGGCACCGGCCCCAAGGTGGTCGCCTCCACGGCCACCATCCGCCGCTCCGGCGAGCAGGTCCGCGCCCTGTACGGCGGCGGCGTCCAGCTCTTCCCGCCGGCCGGACTCGACGCCCGCCACTCCTACTTCGCCGAACCCGACACCTCCCGCCCCGGCCGCCGCTACCTCGGCGTCATGGCCCAGGGACACACCGCCGGCCGCGCCGCCGTCGCCACCGCCGCCTCGCTGCTCCAGGGCGCGTACGAGCTGCCCGAGGAGCACCGGGACGCCTACTGGACGCTCGTCGCCTACCACCACAGCCTGCGCGAACTCGGCCGTACCGTCACCGCGGCGGCCGACGACATCCCCGCCCAGCTAGCCGGCCTCGACCCGGGCACCGGCAGCGGCGTACGGCAGTTGACGGACCATCAGGTGCAGGAGCTGACCAGTAACCTGCCGCGCGCCGAACAGCCCGTGCTGCTCGACCGGCTGGAGAAGCGGTGGGACGACCCGCAGTCGGTGTCCTTCCTGCCCTGCACGAACATGCTGTCCGTCGGCGTCGACGTCAAGCGGCTCGCGCTGATGCTGATGCAGGGCCAGCCCAAGACGACCGCCGAGTACATCCAGGCCACCAGCCGGGTGGGCCGGCACTCCGTGCCCGGTCTCGTCGTCACCTTCTTCAACGCCACCCGGCCCAGGGACCGTTCGCACTACGAGACCTTCGACGTCTATCACCGCTCGCTGTACCGGCACGTCGAGCCGACCAGCGTCACCCCCTGGTCCGTACCCTCGCGGCGGCGGGCGCTGCACGCCGCGCTCGTCGTCCTGGTACGGCACCGGCTCGGGCTCGCCGCCGAGAACCAGGCCGGACAGGTCCTCGACCGGCTGCCCGAAGTGGAGGCGCTCGCGGAGGAGCTGGCGGTCCGGGCGGAGGCGGCCGAGCCGTCGGCCGGGGACGAGGTCCGCAAGGAACTGGCCGGACTGATCGCCGACTGGGAGGACGCCGCACGCGAGGCCCGCCGGGACGGCCGCGAGCTGTACTACCGCGGCCAGGGCAAGGGACAGACCAACCTGATCAAGAGTTTCGAACAGAACTACGGCCTCTGGGAGACACCGAACTCCATGCGCAACGTCGACCGGGAATGCCAGGTCATGGTGAAGGGAGCCGACCTGTGA